The following coding sequences lie in one Miscanthus floridulus cultivar M001 chromosome 9, ASM1932011v1, whole genome shotgun sequence genomic window:
- the LOC136481673 gene encoding protein kinase STUNTED-like, which translates to MRLLQCEAPALPAPASPSPSPSPSPSRTVVVGIRRDAASRELLTWALVKVANAGDRVVALHVATAADGLLVGLDERSRAADSLASVLAVYDGFCNLKQINLELKVCEGSSIRKTLVREAAACGAAHLILGVANNSRSFGSSFTSVAKYCSKRVPASCSVLAVNNGKVVYHKDAGHGVQHELYQSTSAIPETPRRSYRKLLSTMIGDKLWDENGKDRRCMSRAITMPMRSPARPKEVSLALVPVKGCRHESPEVATGWPLLRKKFLPVRKASVPDKSKMSVVQWAMRLPGRYSAVSPVHSEYRTTSPDSTSTSHILRDHVVVPSRSNSGKSCVVIEELEKETPEELTLLKEKFSSIYSSFSYSELAKITSDFSPECVVGQGGTSQVYRGCLANGRELAVKILKYSDEVLKEFVSEIEIVSSLSHKNVISLDGFCFKNDDLLLVYKYLQRGSLEEILHGVKECKSIFGWTERFSVAVGVAHALDYLHSDNNSPPVIHRDVKSSNILISKCFEPKLSDFGLAVWAADVTSQMTCNDVAGTFGYLAPEYLMHGKVNNKIDVYAFGVVLLELISGRKPLCTGCPKGQESLVMWANSIIQGGKLTQLVDPNLPTEGHTDEVERMILAASLCIRQAPQSRPEIDAVLKLLEGDTDILKWAGSQVGLSCESSNSDEFVMTPPAPRSNTNIQSYINLAFDVDDDSASVSSNDFIAANTSLEEYLKGRWSRSSSFD; encoded by the exons ATGAGGCTGCTCCAGTGCGAGGCGCCCGCGTTGCCCGCGCCGGcgtccccgtcgccgtcgccgtccccgtccccgtccaggACGGTCGTTGTGGGGATCAGGCGCGACGCCGCCAGCCGCGAGCTGCTCACCTGGGCGCTCGTCAAGGTCGCCAATGCCGGGGACCGCGTCGTCGCGCTCcacgtcgccaccgccgccgacg GATTGCTCGTGGGGCTGGATGAGCGGAGCAGGGCCGCAGACTCGCTCGCCTCCGTGCTCGCCGTCTACGACGGCTTCTGCAACCTCAAGCAG ATTAATTTGGAGCTCAAGGTCTGTGAAGGCTCATCTATCCGGAAAACTCTGGTCAGAGAAGCGGCTGCTTGTGGTGCGGCACATCTCATCCTTGGCGTTGCGAACAATTCCCGGTCCTTCGG ATCCTCCTTCACATCAGTTGCCAAGTACTGCTCGAAGCGAGTTCCAGCCAGCTGCTCGGTCCTTGCAGTGAACAATGGCAAAGTTGTTTACCATAAAGATGCTGGACACGGGGTGCAACACGAACTTTACCAAAGCACTAGCGCAA TACCTGAGACACCGAGGAGGAGCTACCGGAAGCTCTTGTCGACCATGATAGGGGACAAACTCTGGGATGAGAATGGAAAGGACAGAAGGTGCATGTCTCGTGCCATCACCATGCCAATGAGGTCTCCCGCGCGGCCAAAAGAAGTTTCACTAGCATTAGTCCCAGTGAAGGGTTGCCGACATGAATCGCCAGAAGTAGCAACTGGCTGGCCCCTACTGAGGAAGAAGTTCTTGCCAGTCCGGAAAGCTTCCGTACCTGACAAGTCGAAGATGTCTGTGGTGCAGTGGGCAATGCGGCTCCCAGGCAGGTATTCAGCAGTATCACCAGTCCATTCAGAATACAGAACCACAAGCCCGGACTCCACGAGCACCAGTCATATCCTCCGTGACCATGTGGTTGTTCCCTCGAGGAGCAATTCAGGAAAGTCTTGTGTAGTGATCGAAGAATTGGAGAAGGAAACTCCAGAGGAACTGACCTTGCTCAAAGAGAAATTCTCATCCATTTATTCTTCATTCAGTTACAGTGAGCTTGCAAAGATCACTTCTGATTTCTCGCCAG AGTGTGTAGTTGGACAAGGAGGCACCAGTCAAGTTTACAGAGGCTGTTTGGCAAATGGCAGGGAGCTAGCAGTGAAGATCCTGAAGTATTCTGATGAGGTACTGAAGGAGTTTGTGTCAGAGATTGAGATTGTCAGTTCTCTCAGCCACAAGAATGTGATATCCCTCGATGGTTTCTGCTTCAAGAATGATGACCTTCTGTTAGTGTACAAGTACTTGCAAAGAGGCAGCCTGGAAGAGATACTGCATG GTGTAAAAGAATGCAAGAGCATATTTGGTTGGACTGAGAGGTTCAGCGTGGCTGTGGGAGTTGCTCATGCTCTGGATTATCTTCATAGTGATAACAACAGTCCTCCAGTGATCCATAGGGATGTCAAGTCATCAAATATTCTCATCTCAAAATGCTTTGAACCAAAG ttatcggACTTTGGTCTCGCAGTCTGGGCTGCTGATGTGACATCTCAGATGACATGCAATGATGTTGCAGGAACTTTTGG ATACTTAGCTCCTGAATACTTAATGCATGGCAAGGTGAACAACAAAATTGATGTGTATGCTTTTGGTGTTGTCCTTCTGGAGCTCATCTCTGGCAGGAAACCGCTTTGCACTGGTTGTCCAAAAGGGCAGGAGAGCCTAGTGATGTGG GCAAATTCCATCATACAAGGAGGAAAGCTCACACAACTTGTAGATCCAAACTTGCCCACTGAAGGCCATACCGATGAAGTTGAGAGGATGATCCTTGCTGCATCCCTCTGCATCAGACAAGCACCTCAGAGCCGTCCTGAAATTGATGCT GTTCTGAAGCTTCTCGAAGGGGACACTGATATCCTCAAGTGGGCAGGATCACAAGTCGGGTTGTCATGCGAGAGCAGCAACAGCGATGAATTTGTGATGACACCGCCAGCGCCAAGGAGCAACACCAACATCCAGTCTTACATCAACCTCGCGTTCGATGTCGACGATGATTCCGCCTCTGTCAGCAGCAACGACTTCATTGCAGCCAACACCTCCTTGGAAGAGTATCTGAAGGGAAGATGGAGCCGGTCGTCGAGCTTTGACTGA